DNA sequence from the Thiosulfativibrio zosterae genome:
AATGAAGGTGGGGTTCCTGTGGGTGCCGCTTTACTTGATTCGCAAGGTAACTTATTAGGTAAAGGGCGTAATCGTCGAGTGCAAGACGATGACCCATCGGTTCATGGCGAAACCGCGGCATTTAAAAACGCTGGGCGACAAACCTGTTATACCGATAAAATTTTAGTCACCACACTTGCACCCTGCTGGTACTGTTCGGGGTTGATTAGACAATTCAGAATTGGCACGGTTATCGTCGGCGAATCTCAAAATTTTGAGGGGCATTTAGATTGGTTAAGAGAAGCCGGTGTTGAGGTGATAGAGCTTAATGATGTTGGGTGCAAAGTTTTGATGGCAAAATTTATTCAACAAAATCCTGATATCTGGAACGAGGATATTGGTGAGTGTGGGAACCACACTCACGCATGATTTTCTAATACTATTAGCGAACAACACCTAACATTTCAGTTTCCACTTTCGTTAAAGTGTTCACGATTAAGTCAGTATCGACTTTACCGATAAAGTAGTTGGCCCCCATCTCAATAACTTCACGACTGTTATTTTCACTGGTCATGGAAGTATGAACAATGATAGGCATTTTCGCCGTTTTTGGATCCGCTCTTAACTCTTTAATGACCGTATGACCAGAGGCTTCAGGCATTTCAAGATCCGTAAAGATGACTGAAATGTCATTCATATTCGGCAAGTCTTTAATGTAATTCAACATCAAACGACCGTTATCAAAGCCCTTGTGTTTTAACCCTAACTGATCAAACACCATTCCCATGTATTTCTGAATGGATTTACTGTCTTCTGCAAATAAAATCGTGCCATTTTTGACTTTGTCACTGAACACATGTTTATTTTTATCAACTTGCTTGGCAGATGCAAAAATCTTTTCTGCCATAGCCGGCATGGCTTCAATCAGTAGTTTTTCGATATCCAAGATAAAACATAAGGTTTTACCATCATTCAAATAGGTATGGTTAACAATTTGGTTGGTATTAACATTCACATTGTAGTTGGATGCGGGACGAATCTCAGCCCAGTCTTTTTCTTCTACACCGTGAATATGGGCAACGCGCATCCCGATAAAGTTATGGCTAAAGTCAGAAACAATGATAATTGACTTATCTTTTTCTTCCGGCGTCATTTCAAAACCCATCCACTTAGGCAAGTCAATGACAGGCAAGTAAACGCCCCGCAACTCAATCATCCCTTCTATCAAAGCGTTCGAGTCTGGCATGGGTGATACATCATAGGCACGCGCTTCAAGCACTTCTCTCACCTTGAAAACATTCATCCCGTAATAAGGTGGTTGATAGTCAGGCTTAGGAAATTGCACCTGAAAAATCATCAAACTCATTTGATTATTTTTACTAAGTTGAGCGGTTTTTTCGACTTGTTCTAATGTAGTACTCATGAGTAACGATCACCTTATTGGAAGAATGGAATAATATTAACTCAAAGCAGGACTAAAAATCGACCCACTACGCTAAATTTACCCCAAAAATAACCAGGCCTGGTTAAATTTAGGCTGGGTTTTGACTTAAAATACACTTTACCGGTTTAAATGAAGTGCGATAGCCTTCAATTAAACCAAATTCTTGAATGGCTTTTAAATGTGCCTCTGTTGGATAACCTTTGTGCTGGGCAAACCCGTATTGCGGATAAAGAAGGTCTAAATCCATCATTTGCTGATCTCTATGAACCTTAGCCAAAATAGAAGCCGCTGAAATTGCCATGACTTTCGAATCCCCTTTCACAATGGCTTCACAGGCTGCCGTTATTTTAGGGCAGCGATTACCATCAACCAGCACCTTGTCAAAAGGTATTTTGATACCCGCTATCGCTCTTTGCATGGCCAACAGAGTGGCTTGTAAAATATTGATTTCATCTATTTCAGCCGGACTGGCCGATGCAATACAAAAAGCCAAGGCTTGCTCTTTGATTAAAGCCGAAAGCTCTAAACGGCGTTTTTCTGACAGCTTTTTTGAATCTCGCAAAGGCAAATCACAGTCGTCCGGTAAAATAACTGCTGCCGCAACCACTTCGCCAATCAAAGGCCCGCGCCCAACTTCATCAACTCCGACGACTCGTGCTGTCGCCAAACTAGAGTCTAAAATAGATAAATCTAACTGTTGCATTAACTTAATGAGTCAACGGCTGTGATAAATTTGCCCAATCAACCACTGCATCAGCCGCAAGCTCTGATGCATTTTGTTTAAGTTGATGATACTGAACATCAAAGGCCGCTAACTGTTTATGTTGTTGCTTGGTGTCTGCCATGAGTTTACCCAATGCAAGAGCAATCTTGTCAGCCGTTGCCTCTTCTTGAATAAACTCAGGTATCAGAGATTGTTGCGCCAAAACATTCGGCAAACCGATCCATTGGGTTGTTGAGAGCTTCTTCATTAACCAATAAGAAAAAGGGTGTACCTTGATTGCGATGATGATGGGGCGTTTCATTAGAGCCGCTTCTAAAGTGGCTGTGCCAGAGGTCACTATCAAAAAGTTAGACGCTTCCATCACCTTTTGCGCTTGCCCAGAAACCAAGGTTATTTGCTTTTGTAATCCCAGCAAAGCCACTTGCTCAGCAATCAGAAGTTGTGCGGCTTGATGCACACAGGGAATTAAAAAATGTAAATCGGGCATGATTTCTAACAGTTTTTTAGCTGCCTGCAAATAAACCGGAGTCATTAAGCGAATTTCACTCATTCGCGAACCCGGCAACAAACCGACCACAGTTTTCAAAACAGATAATTGAAAGTAAACCCGTGCCTGCTCTAAATTGGGTGACTCAGGGACTTCATTGGCTAACGGATGACCAACAAACTTAACCGGTATTTGATATTTGTCGTAATAGGGTGTTTCAAAAGGGAATAAAACCAAAACTCCATCGACACATTGCTTAATCTTGACTAAGCGTTTTTCTCGCCAGGCCCAAACGGATGGCCCAACATAATGAATGGTTTTAATGCCGTTTGATTTAAGTACTCGTTCTATCTTAAAGTT
Encoded proteins:
- the rnhB gene encoding ribonuclease HII, whose translation is MQQLDLSILDSSLATARVVGVDEVGRGPLIGEVVAAAVILPDDCDLPLRDSKKLSEKRRLELSALIKEQALAFCIASASPAEIDEINILQATLLAMQRAIAGIKIPFDKVLVDGNRCPKITAACEAIVKGDSKVMAISAASILAKVHRDQQMMDLDLLYPQYGFAQHKGYPTEAHLKAIQEFGLIEGYRTSFKPVKCILSQNPA
- a CDS encoding nucleoside deaminase — protein: MTSLNLDVKKLLKIAYEEALIGFNEGGVPVGAALLDSQGNLLGKGRNRRVQDDDPSVHGETAAFKNAGRQTCYTDKILVTTLAPCWYCSGLIRQFRIGTVIVGESQNFEGHLDWLREAGVEVIELNDVGCKVLMAKFIQQNPDIWNEDIGECGNHTHA
- a CDS encoding chemotaxis protein, with amino-acid sequence MSTTLEQVEKTAQLSKNNQMSLMIFQVQFPKPDYQPPYYGMNVFKVREVLEARAYDVSPMPDSNALIEGMIELRGVYLPVIDLPKWMGFEMTPEEKDKSIIIVSDFSHNFIGMRVAHIHGVEEKDWAEIRPASNYNVNVNTNQIVNHTYLNDGKTLCFILDIEKLLIEAMPAMAEKIFASAKQVDKNKHVFSDKVKNGTILFAEDSKSIQKYMGMVFDQLGLKHKGFDNGRLMLNYIKDLPNMNDISVIFTDLEMPEASGHTVIKELRADPKTAKMPIIVHTSMTSENNSREVIEMGANYFIGKVDTDLIVNTLTKVETEMLGVVR
- the lpxB gene encoding lipid-A-disaccharide synthase; translation: MASFAKSVQQPISHPVIALVAGEASGDTLGEGLIRSLKQRFPHATFIGVGGTKMIGQGLQSFFPMEKLSVMGIFEVLKHLPELLKLRSSLIQTLLALKPDVFIGIDAPDFNFKIERVLKSNGIKTIHYVGPSVWAWREKRLVKIKQCVDGVLVLFPFETPYYDKYQIPVKFVGHPLANEVPESPNLEQARVYFQLSVLKTVVGLLPGSRMSEIRLMTPVYLQAAKKLLEIMPDLHFLIPCVHQAAQLLIAEQVALLGLQKQITLVSGQAQKVMEASNFLIVTSGTATLEAALMKRPIIIAIKVHPFSYWLMKKLSTTQWIGLPNVLAQQSLIPEFIQEEATADKIALALGKLMADTKQQHKQLAAFDVQYHQLKQNASELAADAVVDWANLSQPLTH